A genomic window from Paenibacillus sp. FSL K6-0276 includes:
- a CDS encoding heparinase II/III family protein: MMNLKEKADTFSWVGLEVDKLKMELDSFRREEILLPTEPGGWWHQYVCPQHHTELIFDAMERDAFVFSCPKGCKLEGEPYRGAWLVYRHQAMARYALQAAAVFAADGEDFNSSLAQKILVGYAEQFPLYPVHPDAQPWMLSGRAFHQALTEAIWSTTLIRAYLLLVDHGVTFTEEEELKLQVFFTMLEESMEQYRHILIYEKKNAENNYTAWLNASLACVYAAKGTREKLASLLEGEGGFYHHLSIGVKPDGFEFEGSTYYHIFVLRAYLIAAEMAGRFGVDLYVAKGDQGQSTRGMFQLLVELSGDNGELPAVHDGPYARVPFAREIAEVFEIGGAVYKDPSLQPILANAYRYLYGQGVRTGLEAVLYGVGESKELQSTYMVRDSVLLPDSGFAVLRHPGNPLSVLADFGEHGGSHGHFDKLHITIMHRWGEVAPELGMVPYGSVLRKEWYSETASHNTVTIGGRSQAPHTGSCRQFRQEGNATYLWIRSDGVYEGAVLDRHLVLADSWLLDWFHVEQMTERDQEVDLWFHPTGHLVLPVDPHRVRTDSPTVLGLEAGYGSVEVLSEMKNETDCTLNAEWNIRYDGVSTDRIYEVSTSTLLAPGSIMHEIRTPGNAEDPSRLLRGIMLRHIGPSVDFITVYRDGHEPAVLKLVSQVGEPPRIQIATTGQRVVYCLDPKAGLIQEESRNTEE; encoded by the coding sequence ATGATGAACCTTAAGGAGAAAGCTGATACTTTTTCCTGGGTTGGTCTTGAGGTGGATAAATTGAAAATGGAGCTGGATTCCTTCCGGAGAGAAGAGATTCTGCTCCCGACAGAACCCGGCGGTTGGTGGCACCAATATGTATGTCCCCAGCATCATACTGAGCTAATCTTCGATGCTATGGAGCGAGATGCGTTTGTCTTTTCTTGCCCGAAGGGCTGCAAGCTGGAAGGTGAACCCTACCGGGGAGCATGGCTGGTATACCGGCATCAGGCGATGGCGCGATACGCCCTGCAAGCTGCCGCGGTATTCGCCGCAGACGGAGAAGACTTCAATAGTAGCTTAGCCCAGAAGATTCTTGTCGGTTATGCAGAGCAGTTCCCATTGTATCCGGTTCATCCCGATGCCCAACCCTGGATGCTTAGTGGCCGTGCTTTTCATCAGGCGCTGACGGAGGCTATCTGGTCCACCACGCTTATTCGGGCCTATCTGCTTCTTGTGGATCATGGAGTAACGTTCACTGAGGAGGAAGAGTTGAAGCTGCAAGTGTTCTTCACGATGCTAGAGGAGAGTATGGAGCAATACCGCCACATCCTCATTTACGAGAAGAAGAATGCAGAGAACAATTATACTGCATGGCTGAACGCTAGCCTGGCTTGTGTATATGCTGCCAAAGGCACCAGAGAAAAGCTTGCTTCTTTGCTGGAGGGAGAAGGTGGATTCTATCATCATCTGTCCATTGGCGTTAAGCCAGATGGCTTTGAATTTGAAGGCAGCACGTACTACCATATTTTTGTATTGCGGGCTTATCTCATAGCAGCCGAGATGGCTGGGCGCTTCGGGGTTGACCTCTATGTTGCCAAAGGAGATCAGGGACAATCCACCCGTGGCATGTTTCAGTTACTGGTAGAGCTTAGCGGCGATAATGGGGAGCTTCCAGCCGTGCATGATGGTCCTTATGCGCGCGTTCCTTTCGCACGAGAAATTGCTGAAGTGTTTGAAATAGGAGGTGCGGTTTACAAAGATCCGAGCCTCCAGCCAATACTGGCGAATGCTTATAGGTATCTATACGGGCAGGGAGTACGGACTGGTCTGGAGGCGGTGCTGTATGGAGTAGGTGAGAGTAAGGAGCTTCAGTCCACTTACATGGTGAGGGACTCTGTCCTACTGCCGGATTCTGGATTCGCCGTGCTCCGCCACCCGGGCAATCCGCTGTCCGTTCTGGCAGATTTCGGAGAGCATGGCGGATCACATGGGCATTTTGACAAGCTTCATATCACGATTATGCACCGATGGGGGGAGGTTGCTCCTGAGCTGGGCATGGTTCCTTATGGATCTGTTTTGCGCAAGGAATGGTATTCCGAAACCGCGAGCCATAACACGGTTACCATCGGAGGTCGCTCCCAAGCTCCACATACCGGAAGCTGCAGGCAATTCCGCCAGGAAGGCAACGCTACGTACTTATGGATTCGCTCGGACGGCGTCTATGAAGGAGCTGTTCTGGACCGGCATCTTGTATTGGCCGACAGTTGGTTGCTGGATTGGTTTCATGTTGAGCAGATGACGGAGCGGGATCAGGAAGTAGACTTATGGTTTCATCCGACGGGACATTTGGTGTTACCGGTGGACCCTCACCGCGTTCGGACGGACTCTCCGACAGTCCTCGGACTGGAAGCGGGCTATGGCTCAGTAGAGGTACTGTCCGAAATGAAAAATGAGACGGACTGTACGTTAAATGCGGAGTGGAATATTCGTTATGATGGAGTGAGCACCGACCGGATATATGAAGTATCCACAAGTACTCTACTGGCGCCCGGCTCCATTATGCATGAAATCCGCACACCGGGTAATGCCGAAGACCCGAGTAGATTGCTACGAGGCATTATGCTTCGGCATATAGGCCCGTCGGTTGATTTTATTACGGTTTATCGGGACGGTCACGAACCTGCTGTACTGAAGCTAGTGAGTCAGGTGGGCGAACCGCCCCGAATCCAAATAGCAACAACTGGGCAACGAGTTGTCTATTGCCTTGACCCTAAAGCGGGACTGATTCAGGAAGAGTCCCGGAATACGGAGGAGTAG